From one Pueribacillus theae genomic stretch:
- a CDS encoding LexA family protein, giving the protein MKRVKKTEQGVFLYPDNPKYHPILITNGNARICGKVVQVIFEPK; this is encoded by the coding sequence TTGAAGCGGGTGAAAAAAACTGAACAAGGTGTTTTTCTCTATCCGGATAACCCTAAATACCATCCGATTTTAATTACAAACGGAAACGCACGGATTTGTGGAAAAGTAGTTCAGGTGATTTTTGAGCCAAAGTAA
- a CDS encoding Arm DNA-binding domain-containing protein → MAYYRKYNVKSNAKGYSWSYTVQLGKDPKTGKRVQVTRRGFEKKRS, encoded by the coding sequence GTGGCTTATTATCGAAAGTACAACGTAAAAAGTAATGCTAAAGGTTACAGCTGGTCATATACCGTACAACTCGGAAAAGATCCGAAAACAGGAAAAAGAGTCCAAGTGACAAGGCGTGGATTTGAAAAAAAAAGAAGCTGA
- a CDS encoding restriction endonuclease, with product MFNFKYHELINPTLQALKKLGGSATNNEITEQLIELLQLTEDEANDIHKGSTTKLAYRSAWARTYLKGAGYIDNSKRGVWVLTDKGKKIDEVNNEEVKQTALEKFAANKESQNDEADKPITKYENEELDEFSWHNELLETLKNISPDQFEKLCQRLLRELGFINVEVTGKSHDGGIDGKGILKIGGVISFHTAFQAKRYNGSVGSSVIRDFRGATVGKADRGLVITTGSFTREAVKEANRDGATPIDLIDGNELAEKLKELGIGIKVEMVEKVTIDIDWFNNI from the coding sequence GTGTTCAATTTTAAATATCACGAGTTGATCAATCCAACGTTACAGGCATTAAAAAAATTGGGTGGTTCTGCAACAAATAATGAAATTACAGAGCAATTAATTGAACTTCTACAATTGACTGAAGATGAAGCAAATGACATTCATAAGGGTAGCACTACTAAACTCGCCTATCGTAGCGCGTGGGCTAGAACTTACCTAAAGGGTGCTGGTTATATCGACAATAGTAAACGTGGCGTGTGGGTACTTACCGATAAAGGTAAAAAGATTGATGAAGTTAATAATGAGGAAGTAAAACAAACCGCTCTTGAAAAATTCGCAGCAAACAAAGAATCTCAAAATGATGAAGCGGACAAACCCATTACAAAATATGAAAATGAAGAATTGGATGAATTTAGTTGGCATAATGAATTACTTGAAACATTAAAAAACATATCACCCGATCAATTCGAAAAGTTGTGTCAACGTTTACTTCGTGAACTTGGCTTTATCAATGTGGAAGTAACAGGAAAATCACATGATGGCGGCATCGATGGTAAAGGCATCTTAAAAATTGGCGGGGTCATTTCATTCCATACCGCTTTTCAAGCCAAACGGTACAATGGATCAGTAGGCTCATCGGTCATTAGAGATTTCAGGGGTGCAACAGTCGGTAAAGCAGATAGAGGATTAGTTATAACGACAGGTTCTTTTACACGGGAAGCAGTAAAGGAAGCAAATAGAGACGGGGCTACTCCAATTGATTTAATTGATGGAAATGAATTGGCTGAGAAATTAAAAGAGTTGGGAATCGGAATCAAAGTCGAAATGGTAGAAAAAGTGACAATAGATATTGATTGGTTTAATAACATTTGA